Proteins from a single region of Perognathus longimembris pacificus isolate PPM17 chromosome 27, ASM2315922v1, whole genome shotgun sequence:
- the Etfrf1 gene encoding electron transfer flavoprotein regulatory factor 1 yields MKMANSLRGEVLNLYKNLLFLGRDYPKGADYFRRRLKNVFLKNKDVKDPEKIKELIKRGEFVMKELEALYFLRKYRAMKQRYYSDTRVN; encoded by the exons atgaaaatggccaattcCTTAAGAGGAGAAGTATTGAATCTTTATAAGAAT ctgCTGTTTCTTGGACGGGACTACCCAAAAGGAGCAGACTATTTTAGAAGGCGTTTGAAGaatgtttttcttaaaaacaaagacGTGAAAGATCCAGAGAAGATCAAAGAACTTATTAAGCGAGGCGAATTTGTAATGAAAGAGCTAGAAGCCTTATACTTCCTTAGGAAATACAGAGCTATGAAACAACGCTATTATTCAGATACCAGGGTTAACTGA